CCGCAAGGCTATTTATAAAGGCAGCATGACTCTAATGTACTGCCCTGAAATTTCTCAGGCATCCATCCCTGCTGTCCTATGCGTATGAATAAGTGCTTAATTCAGCAGGTATGGGTATCTGAAAAAACTTTAGAGCAACACCGCAAAATGTCATGTTGCCTTTTAGGGATGTCGGTTTAAAGATAAAACTCTAAAGTTTGCAACATGATATTTAATAATCCTGTTGCGTTCTAAAGATTTTGAAGATATCTATACCTGCAGACTAAAAGCAATGATGAAAATAGTTTCAGTGTTTTTCCAGTTTTATAGATATACTGCAGCTGTCAGCATTTTTAAGCATGCAGGTCTTTTCATTAATACTAATCCGTTCATTAAAGTAAGCGGCGATCCCTTGCGCGATACCCTTTGCCAACGCGCACAGCTTACGGGGCGAGTTGTAGTTTATAACAACCTCTCCGGGACTCAGGCGGGTGCATTTAAGCGCAGGGGGATGCGCACCGGCATTTCTAATGCGCACCACCTTGTGAATAGTTCCCTCAGCATGCTCTATTACATCAAGGGTCTTCCATTCAGGCTTGATTAAAACCCTGTACATCTTAAAAAGCGCCGGCACGATAAATTTGCCGAAATCTTCAAGCAGGGCAGTTGCTGATTCACCGGTGCCCTTTGAAAAAGCACTAACAAGCGCAATTATCTCCTGATCGGGATATGCATCACTGCACAGATATATTTTCTGTTTAATTCCTGCTTTATTCATCAACTGATTCCATGCGTCATTGCCGAGCATAGCAGTAACATATTTTTGCAGTTCCAGAAAAATAATCCCGTGCATTGCACTCCCCAGTTTTTAGTTTAAAAGAATATGAAAAAATTATATTCTTTTATATAAGATTAAGCAATAGAATAACTGATTTCAAACAAAAAATGTTAAAATATTTTACAAAAAATGCCCAAGACCATCCCTTTAAAAAACATTAAATATGTCCTGCTTGACATGGACGGCACCTTGCTGGACCTTTATTTTGATGATTATTTCTGGGGTCATCTCGTGCCGGAAAAATATGCTGAAAAGCACAACATGACCTTTGGCGCGGCAAAGGACCTGCTTTACAAGACTTACAAATCGCATGAAAAGACGCTGAACTGGTGCGACATAGATTTCTGGTCCAGGGAGCTTCACCTTGACATCCCTGCGTTAAAGGAGCAGATAAGGCACCTTATTGAGGTGCACCCTCATGTTATAGATTTTTTAAAGATGTTAAGAAAACACAGGAAAAAAATATTCCTTGTGACAAATGCCCATTATAAAACCGTCAATATAAAATTTAAAAAAACACAGATAGGCAAATACTTTGATTCTGTGCTCTGCTCCTTTGATGCAGGCTATCCGAAAGAGGATATTGAGTTCTGGCATAAGGCGCAGAAGATTTTAAAATTTGATAAAGAAAAAACGCTTTTTATTGATGACACAGAGGATGTCCTGATAACCGCAAAAGCATACGGTATTAAATATCTGCTTTTAAAGGCCACGGCAAATTCAATGGCAGAGCCGAAAAAATCGCAGGAATTTTCAGTAATACACGATTTCAGGGAATTGATGTAAAATACCTTATAAACAATCCCCTTGAGGTTAATAGATGAATGCATCTGAATTATTGGTAAAATGCCTTGAAGCAGAAGGCGTCACCCATATCTTCGGCATTCCCGGCGAAGAAAACATTGATCTCCTCTACGCATTAAGC
This window of the Nitrospirota bacterium genome carries:
- a CDS encoding heme NO-binding domain-containing protein — protein: MHGIIFLELQKYVTAMLGNDAWNQLMNKAGIKQKIYLCSDAYPDQEIIALVSAFSKGTGESATALLEDFGKFIVPALFKMYRVLIKPEWKTLDVIEHAEGTIHKVVRIRNAGAHPPALKCTRLSPGEVVINYNSPRKLCALAKGIAQGIAAYFNERISINEKTCMLKNADSCSISIKLEKH
- the yrfG gene encoding GMP/IMP nucleotidase; the protein is MPKTIPLKNIKYVLLDMDGTLLDLYFDDYFWGHLVPEKYAEKHNMTFGAAKDLLYKTYKSHEKTLNWCDIDFWSRELHLDIPALKEQIRHLIEVHPHVIDFLKMLRKHRKKIFLVTNAHYKTVNIKFKKTQIGKYFDSVLCSFDAGYPKEDIEFWHKAQKILKFDKEKTLFIDDTEDVLITAKAYGIKYLLLKATANSMAEPKKSQEFSVIHDFRELM